In Coffea eugenioides isolate CCC68of chromosome 4, Ceug_1.0, whole genome shotgun sequence, the genomic stretch CCTCTGTAATTATCTTGATAATTCTCAAGGGAGGTTAGTGCTATTTACTCCAACAAGAATATGAAGAGCCTTGGCGTTTGATTTATTAAGTTTTCTTCTCTAGCTCTAGCGAGAAAGTGGGGAGGTCAATTTTTGAGCCGGAGCAGCACCTCCATCAGCCAGAAATATTGTACTAGTGTGTTTATAtatcacttttatttttttctttgtgtAATTTTTCCCTAAAATATCCACTTAAATGCAGTGGCTATTACcttctctctattttttttttttgtggctaTGACCTTCTTATTTATacacgaaaagaaaaaaaaagtatgtaTGTAATTTTATTGCTTGATATTTTGTAGACGTGCACAGGCTTCCACTTTTGTTTTTGGTGGAATTGAGGATTTGTATTAATAGGATTTGACATGTTTTACATTATTCTAAAAGCTCAGAGGACTGATATTGATATAAATGAAGGGtgtctcttcttttctttttcttaattctCCTAATGAGACTTTAATTTAGTGGCTAAAATTGTGATTCTAGGAATTAGAGATTTTCGATTCTAATCTTCCTGTACTCTCCCCATTTCTTTAAAAGCATCCCTACCctgctaaaaagaaaaaagaggtaAATGGTGGTGGATTTGTGGCAAAGGGTGGCTTAATTACGTGATCTTTTGTggatttttttcattctttttgactactaaacaaagaaaaaaaaaacttggccTATTGAAATCTGAAAGCAATTGCCAGTTACCAATTAAAGTCATGGGCAACAATTCTTTGGATGCTTGGGATGAGAGTTTTACATATTTTGGTGTAAGGATCCCAAGAGTTCGGCTATTTCTGGAAATCATCATCATTTCAAGGGGCAAACTTGGTTAAATTCATATTTAGGATGAAACAGAATTGACCCACCCTGAATAAAAACAACAGCAACTCAAAACTACCATCCTATTAGAAACGAAATATACCTAAAGGACTTGATTTCATGTGCGAGTGTTGCAAACTAATAGGCTTAAGATTTCCAGTGAGTAGCCATGCATCCTTGACAATATATTGATCATGAACGAAAAATGCTTCAACAATTTTCTAAACCAGAACAGCATAGTTTTCAGGTTGCTTTTCACTTACAAACCTATCATATATAGCAGTACGAAAATAAAGATGATTAATAACATGGATAATATAGGGAGTCGCCAACAGTTCCTTGCATATCAATCCAGGGCCATATCAGAAGTCAAGACCTTGAAGTGATTGTACCTGTAAAAAAGAGGCCGTAGGAAAGACAATCAACAAATCATTTAAAGGAAAGACGGTCTCAGGAAATCTATTCATCATTCATTGAAATCTATTCCTATGAACAATGtagaaggaaacaaaaagaagtCACGATCTGATTTTTTGAAAACTGATCCCCAATGTTCAAACATACATGGTGATCTCTCCAACAAGACATTTATACAAGTACAAATCAGGTGTTTCTCAGTCATGTAGCAGTGGTTTTAGTTGAATTCCCATTAAGGAAAAAGATGGGAAGGTAAAATTCATAAAATTCACTTGTTTCCTCTTTTTGTTTGTGACAGGCCATAGGCTTCATAGATTCCAaagagcaaatttttttttttttgggggcgGGGGGTAGATGGGAACTGGGAGAGGAATTCAGATAATGCAACAGGAGTTTCACATTGATACAAGAATATATCAGCTTGAACACTTTGGTTagttaaggaaataaaaaccTTGGAACTAGTACAGAGGTTCAAACTTTACCTAGTGACGTGAAAAAGCAGATGAGAGGAACTCTTCGTCCTCCAAGAATATCTCCAAGTTCTTGGTCTTCATCAAGAAATCAATGGCTGCCTCATCAAACTCCATCATGAAACCTAACTTGATCAATTCTGCCAGCTGATAGATATGATCTTCTTTTTCCCAAAATCCCTGAAAAATTCCCTCAGAAAGAACTTCAGCAAAATGTGTAGCGTACTCGAGCATCTTTCTGCGACTGCCTGATTTGTCAAACTTTTGCAGAAAGAACTTTGAATCTTCGCTCTCCCAGCGCATCATTCGGCTTGCTTCCACATACAGGAACTCCCCAGAAGAAAGCAATAACTTGTAACCCACATTGATAGGCTCAGGTGTCAcaagaacagtgatattcaagaGGCATTTAAGAGCTTCATGTCTTTTCTCTGCTTCGAGTCCAAGTGAAGGACTAGCAAGAAAGCCAAGGATTAGTTTGGAGAGTCCTCTGCCAATAAAGATTTCCTTGGGATTGACTTGCTCGAAATGAAATCCATGCAATGAAAGCAACTTCTTTTCAACAGATTCAGAGAGAGTGCGCACACCAATTTGGGCATATATCTCGAGCAACTTTCCCCTGGGCAAATATTGCAAGCTTGGCTGAGGAAACCAGACAAATAGAGGACAAGAAGATAGCTGCCCAAAATGATCTTTCAGAAACAGATCATCTGCAATAAAAACTTCGTGTTTGTCAAACAATAAAGTACTATCAGAACCTGTGAAAACAGGGATTTTGGACAACTCTTCTGACAGAAGTTCCTTAGTCCGTGAATTCCAGTGCTTTATAACAAAGCCCCAAAAAGCACAACAATCAGCATTTGATAATTCGCGGTTGCTGTCTACCCATATCTTCCACAACTTGCAGTAATCATCAAGGGAAGGATTAGCTTTAACTCCAAAAGCACTGCTGAAAAAGCTCAGAATATCCTTTTGATAGTGCTTCTCCAAGACATACAACTGAGAACCAAAGAGGCCTAGTGTGTCGTGAAGAACACACTTTTCAGGGCTCACCCATTCTCCAGTGCTATTGTCACTAGGAATCCATATCCTCTTGCTTCCTTCATCGCTTGGCTTCCAGTCGAATCTGTACAGGTATTCATAGATTCGAGTGATGGCCTTAAACTCTGtatgaaaatcaagaaaattggCCATCAATGGGCACCCACTGTTGATATCAGTAATAACACCCAATGCACAGAGCTGCTTTTTGTAAGACGCAATATTGGAGCCATAGAAGTTTTCATCAATGAATGGGCCATCTTCCTGCTGTAAGATAGATTTCCATTCAGAACCAAACAACAAGCACTCCTTTGAATATCTGTAGCCTGCAGTTGTCTTTAACCATCTTTCGTCAACTTTACATGCAAAGGCATCAAGTACACGCTCATTCGGCTCTCTCTGTAAATTCTTTAGGCACTCCAACAATGAATATGCAGCTGCAGGTGTTATGCTGCTTGGATCATCAGGTAATCGAAGCCCAGCAGTTACAAATTTTGCACCATTCCTCAGTTCAACCACCACTCCTAGTTCTTGGAGCTCAAATTTATACTTATGAATGGCCTTTCTGGAGTGATAACCGAGGTCATCAATAAAAGGCAAAACAGCAATTTCAGAAATTGGTTCCCAGTCTGTTCCATATAGGATACAATCTTTTGGGGATCTATAATCACCGTGTTTAGTCCTCAACCATTTTTCTTCATTGAAGCATTTCTTCACATCAGAAGGAAACAGGACACCAGGTGCATTTAGTTTTCTATAGCACGATAAAAGGGAAAGCACAGTATCCTTGCTTATCGAGCGCAGTGATGCCTGCTGCTTAAAGAACTTCGCAAATGCCCCAGCTGCTTCTTCAAATTGAACGTGCACCCCTATCATGTTTAACTCCATTTTGAAAGACGAGATTCTGCTCctgtagaaagtttcatcgaTAATAGGAAAACTATTAAAAACCTGCAGAAGAAAACCCCATTGAGGATCAAACAAGTAACATTCAGCTGGAGATTTGAATCCCATGTTTGTCTTCAAACATTTGTTATGCTTAAGTGCCGCCACAAGTTTTTCAGACGAATTCCACATTCCTAAACATTCgagaatgaaaagaaaagctTCAGCAGAAAGTGAGTTCCAGGCTGCTGGAGCCTTGAAGTTGTCAATGTATACATCCATGTAACATTTATTGAAGCAACAAACCACACCAAGTAGCTTCAGTTCTGGTTTGAAAGAAAGAATCTCCTTCCCGTAGAAATCCTGATCAAGGAATGGAATGTTACTGGTCTTCGATGCAGCTTTCCAGTCCTCATTGAAGAGGACAGACTCTTCAGGCTTCTTGTAGCCTTGGGAAGTCCGCAGCCATCTTTTTCCTTTAATACTGGCAAAGAAATTGTCAACAGGAAGCATTCTATCACCCAAAAACTCGATGAACTTTAGTATTGAAAGAACCTCGGCTCTGGTTAAATTTGATGCAGCTACTCGGGACATAAGATGGTTGCCAATATATTGACAGGCTTCTTGAAATTCAAACTTGACACCGAGTATCCTCAACTCTCCCACATAGTTATTAATCCTATCACCATAGAATTTCTGATCAATTATTGGAATATCAACTAAGATTGGTGCATTTTGCAGATTACTCGCTGATGATGCCGAAAGCAAGAATGATTGTGATGGAGGTCCACATCCAGCACTGCCACCCAAAGAAACTCTTACCCAATTACCCTCCTTCATGCTTGTCAAGAACTCAGCTGGGATGTTAATCTGCTTCCTTTGCAAAGTATGAACCCAATCCAGTAGCAAGAATGCATTTTGCTTGGTAAGCATGGAATAAACACTAGGAATTGCAGCATCTGGAGGAGGTATATCAGGTATATCTGATGCTCCAAGATGAACATTAAGAAATTCTGCAAACTCCTTTTCAGAGCTGTAAAGACCAGCATGATAGCCTGGATGCAAATATTCCTCTCCTAGCTCAATGTAGCCTTCTTTTCTCCATGGATTTGAACCAATCAGTTGTAACCATCTGCTTCCCTTTGCTGGGACAAGAATGCTTCCAATGCCAGTGGTCACTTGCCCATAATTATCAACTAGTGGCATTGAAAAACAAAGTCGATCAACTTCTCCTTTCGATAAAAAATTTCTTCCCAAAGAGTGGTAAAGGAAGTGGGCATAGATGACAACAGAGTTTGGGTTTCCATTAAGTGACTTACTGAGGAGACTTGCATAGTCGTTCACATTTACAGAACCAACTTTGACTTGatttacaagccaatctaataTTGTTTTCCCCATACAATAGGACCAAATTAAATCTTGCATGGATTTCGGCAAGAAAAATTTATTTCCTGCACATCGGAATTCCTTGCTCCAATCAATCAGCCAAGAGATATGACGGGACTCACTAGACAGTAGCAACATGGAAGGATGGCCTAATGAGTAATTGATGCTGCACAAGCACACAACTCCATCACCACGAACATACTTGAGAAGTGGAATATTCGTGAAACTTGTACTTGCAAAGGAGCCCCAATTCTCAGCAAGGAACAAGAGAAAATCCAAGTAAAGATCCTCTGACACTCCCGATACAAAATTAGAACTTCCTATACATTTAGCATACCATTCATCATCTACATATTTCAATCCCAGAAAAGTTAATACTTCATCgtacttcttttcatcaaatGAAGAACATAAAATGTGTCTTCCATGAGTTGAAATATTGGACAAGCTCACTCCTTGCTTCTTTCCCTTTCTTAACAATTCCCAGAAAGCAGGCATAAGCCTGCTCACTTCACCTGGTTTCTGGAAAATCTTCTGTTCTGAGTACAACTCGCATGGGATAATATTTTCATCCATCAACTTCTTTTGAATACTGGCTCTCACGGAATTAAGATTCGTAAATGGAGAAGCATTTACGGGTAAAAATATGAACATAGGAGGCAAACTAGAAACTGGGGCATTTTCACTTGATTTTACAAGAGAAGTGAATGCATTAACAAAAGCTGAAGGCACACAGTTAAGAATCCCTTGGTTCCAAGCATTATCCAAACGGATGCTTTCCCTGGAAGATGATAGAACAAAATCCGCCTGTATTATGAATGGGAAATTTGTGACCATCTCTGTAGGAAGGAAAGCATAGATCCCCGGAGAGCTAGTTCCTCTGTGAATACGCTCGCCAATCGGTAAAGCCAACATAATAACCAAATCATCTACATCCATTCTTCTTTCTACTCTACACTCCTCTATGACAGGAAACCTCTGCTTCCATATATAGTAACTACATTCTGCAACAGCATCACCTTTCTCAGCTGCAGAAAGGTGGAGCATATAAGATTGGGCATCAATGTTCTTCCTTGTGACAAAATCGGTTTCACTTGAAATAGAAATGGCACTGACAGTATTGCGCGTCGGATCCTTGTTGTCTTCCCTGACAGACAGCTTCTTTATCTTTGAAAGAAACAGAAGAACTTCTGGATGAATGCTTGAAAGCTGCCGCTTTACAGGTTCCACCTTGTCAGGCTTAAGAGGCAGCACAATCACTGTCGTTGGGAGATTAGTTGGAGAGCCATATATTTGTCGTAGGACAGGAAGAGAAGGATTTTCGTCAACCCATTCTGGGACAACATAGCCAACATTACAGTGCACGCAAGGGTCTTCACTAAATCGTATTTGGTAACCGTTGCTGAATATGTAGGGTTGTGCGGTGATCAGAAATACACTCTTGAAGCCAATCCCTGACAGAAGTTTTAAACCATACTACTTCAGTGACAACAAatacatatataaaataaaataaaataaaaagataatgcAAATCAAACAACTTAAGAATTATGATAGAAGAATTTCTACAATATTTACAGTATTTTTATCTGCAGCCAGATTTACAAGGGCGTCAAGCCTAAAGACTTGGATTAAAGTTCATGGAACTAAATTAAGCGACTTCCCCTAAAGTAAAATCTGAATGTGAACTATGCGAAAAAGAAGGATATCAAGATAACGTTAGAAAAATATTTGGAAACAGGCTCGAATTTCAAATTGATCATGACCTAGTCTGTATATTCCTTAGATTAATTTTCATCAATTGGATGGTAAACGAACCAGAGAGCTTTCATGATTGATCAAAATTATCTATTTGCTTTGAACTATCTAAGTACTTGATCTCTGAGCCTAGTAATTTTCTCTTATCCAGATTGCCTAATGGTCAAGGATAATATAATCGTTCTTGGAAATCTAGTGAAACTTAACATTAACACAAATCAATTTGACTGAAATAATCACGTTGCCAGTCTTCATGACAAACATTAGCTGAAGTGAAATAAACAACACAACTGTAACAGCAAACTAGTAAAcaatttgaatcaattgaatTCTACAGATGTCAGCATGAAACTACTGAAGTTAAGTTTACCTTTCTCGCCAATGTAACCACTTTTACGGTTCCCTTTCTTGGTGGAGCGGCCAACACTACAAATTGATTCAATGTTCTTTGGGGAAAAACCTTTCTCATTGTTGAATATCAAGAGTGTAGCTGATGCTCCAGTAGCTGTTATGTCCTTCGAGGTTATAACAAACTCCAGGGATGGCTCTACTCCTTCTTCATACACATTATCCTCTGCATTCTGCAAATTCAACTTATTGCTCTATCATCCGTTCAATTTATCTCTACCATTTAAAGCAATTTGAATTATGTGTCCAACCAATTAATGGTTGAATGTATTTTCTGTTTCCAAAAAACAAGAAGTAAACTTGTCTACAAGACAAGTTTACAAGTGGGTCGTCTATATTGTTTTGCAATTAGGACAACTTTACATTCAATTCTTTAATCTTTGTGGTACAAACATATTATAAGAATCcatttgaaaacaaaagaagaaatgaaaaaaaaaactgtatcGAAGTCAAAGTTAGTCAAAAACCTGAATG encodes the following:
- the LOC113768646 gene encoding uncharacterized protein LOC113768646, which gives rise to MASRTPREHIEEIRRTKFSIGGEPNPLTEDLHQAVKNLSAELYAKDIHFLMELIQNAEDNVYEEGVEPSLEFVITSKDITATGASATLLIFNNEKGFSPKNIESICSVGRSTKKGNRKSGYIGEKGIGFKSVFLITAQPYIFSNGYQIRFSEDPCVHCNVGYVVPEWVDENPSLPVLRQIYGSPTNLPTTVIVLPLKPDKVEPVKRQLSSIHPEVLLFLSKIKKLSVREDNKDPTRNTVSAISISSETDFVTRKNIDAQSYMLHLSAAEKGDAVAECSYYIWKQRFPVIEECRVERRMDVDDLVIMLALPIGERIHRGTSSPGIYAFLPTEMVTNFPFIIQADFVLSSSRESIRLDNAWNQGILNCVPSAFVNAFTSLVKSSENAPVSSLPPMFIFLPVNASPFTNLNSVRASIQKKLMDENIIPCELYSEQKIFQKPGEVSRLMPAFWELLRKGKKQGVSLSNISTHGRHILCSSFDEKKYDEVLTFLGLKYVDDEWYAKCIGSSNFVSGVSEDLYLDFLLFLAENWGSFASTSFTNIPLLKYVRGDGVVCLCSINYSLGHPSMLLLSSESRHISWLIDWSKEFRCAGNKFFLPKSMQDLIWSYCMGKTILDWLVNQVKVGSVNVNDYASLLSKSLNGNPNSVVIYAHFLYHSLGRNFLSKGEVDRLCFSMPLVDNYGQVTTGIGSILVPAKGSRWLQLIGSNPWRKEGYIELGEEYLHPGYHAGLYSSEKEFAEFLNVHLGASDIPDIPPPDAAIPSVYSMLTKQNAFLLLDWVHTLQRKQINIPAEFLTSMKEGNWVRVSLGGSAGCGPPSQSFLLSASSASNLQNAPILVDIPIIDQKFYGDRINNYVGELRILGVKFEFQEACQYIGNHLMSRVAASNLTRAEVLSILKFIEFLGDRMLPVDNFFASIKGKRWLRTSQGYKKPEESVLFNEDWKAASKTSNIPFLDQDFYGKEILSFKPELKLLGVVCCFNKCYMDVYIDNFKAPAAWNSLSAEAFLFILECLGMWNSSEKLVAALKHNKCLKTNMGFKSPAECYLFDPQWGFLLQVFNSFPIIDETFYRSRISSFKMELNMIGVHVQFEEAAGAFAKFFKQQASLRSISKDTVLSLLSCYRKLNAPGVLFPSDVKKCFNEEKWLRTKHGDYRSPKDCILYGTDWEPISEIAVLPFIDDLGYHSRKAIHKYKFELQELGVVVELRNGAKFVTAGLRLPDDPSSITPAAAYSLLECLKNLQREPNERVLDAFACKVDERWLKTTAGYRYSKECLLFGSEWKSILQQEDGPFIDENFYGSNIASYKKQLCALGVITDINSGCPLMANFLDFHTEFKAITRIYEYLYRFDWKPSDEGSKRIWIPSDNSTGEWVSPEKCVLHDTLGLFGSQLYVLEKHYQKDILSFFSSAFGVKANPSLDDYCKLWKIWVDSNRELSNADCCAFWGFVIKHWNSRTKELLSEELSKIPVFTGSDSTLLFDKHEVFIADDLFLKDHFGQLSSCPLFVWFPQPSLQYLPRGKLLEIYAQIGVRTLSESVEKKLLSLHGFHFEQVNPKEIFIGRGLSKLILGFLASPSLGLEAEKRHEALKCLLNITVLVTPEPINVGYKLLLSSGEFLYVEASRMMRWESEDSKFFLQKFDKSGSRRKMLEYATHFAEVLSEGIFQGFWEKEDHIYQLAELIKLGFMMEFDEAAIDFLMKTKNLEIFLEDEEFLSSAFSRH